The Proteus vulgaris genome contains a region encoding:
- the traC gene encoding type IV secretion system protein TraC — translation MIVTIKKKLEETLIPEHLRAAGIIPVLAYDEDDHVFLMDDHSAGFGFMCEPLCGADEKVQERMNGFLNQEFPSKTTLQFVLFRSPDINQEMYRMMGLRDGFRHELLTSVIKERINFLQHHTTDRIFAKTNKGIYDNGLIQDLKLFVTCKVPIKNNNPTESELQQLAQLRTKVESSLQTVGLRPRTMTAVNYIRIMSTILNWGPDASWRHDSVDWEMDKPICEQIFDYGTDVEVSKNGIRLGDYHAKVMSAKKLPDVFYFGDALTYAGDLSGGNSSIKENYMVVTNVFFPEAESTKNTLERKRQFTVNQAYGPMLKFVPVLADKKESFDTLYESMKEGAKPVKITYSVVLFAPTKERVEAAAMAARNIWRESRFELMEDKFVALPMFLNCLPFCTDRDAVRDLFRYKTMTTEQAAVVLPVFGEWKGTGTYHAALISRNGQLMSLSLHDSNTNKNLVIAAESGSGKSFLTNELIFSYLSEGAQVWVIDAGKSYQKLSEMLNGDFVHFEEGTHVCLNPFELIQNYEDEEDAIVSLVCAMASAKGLLDEWQISALKQVLSRLWEEKGKEMKVDDIAERCLEEENDQRLKDIGQQLYAFTSQGSYGKYFSRKNNVSFQNQFTVLELDELQGRKHLRQVVLLQLIYQIQQEVFLGERNRKKVVIVDEAWDLLKEGEVSVFMEHAYRKFRKYGGSVVIATQSINDLYENAVGRAIAENSASMYLLGQTEETVESVKRSGRLTLSEGGFHTLKTVHTIQGVYSEIFIKSKSGMGVGRLIVGDFQKLLYSTDPVDVNAIDQFVKQGMSIPEAIKAVMRSRRQAA, via the coding sequence ATGATCGTAACCATCAAAAAGAAACTCGAAGAAACGTTGATCCCGGAGCACTTGCGAGCTGCCGGGATTATTCCTGTCCTGGCCTATGACGAAGACGATCATGTCTTCCTTATGGATGATCACAGTGCAGGCTTTGGTTTCATGTGTGAGCCCCTGTGTGGTGCCGATGAAAAAGTTCAGGAGCGAATGAACGGTTTCCTGAATCAGGAGTTCCCGTCGAAGACTACGCTCCAGTTTGTCCTGTTCCGCTCCCCGGACATCAATCAGGAGATGTACCGGATGATGGGTTTGCGTGATGGCTTCCGTCACGAGCTGCTGACATCTGTTATCAAGGAACGGATTAACTTCCTCCAGCACCACACGACAGATCGCATATTTGCCAAGACCAACAAAGGTATCTACGACAATGGCTTGATCCAAGACCTCAAGCTGTTCGTTACGTGCAAAGTCCCCATCAAGAACAATAACCCGACTGAAAGCGAACTCCAGCAGCTCGCACAGCTTCGCACGAAGGTCGAATCATCGCTTCAAACCGTTGGTCTGCGTCCTCGCACAATGACGGCGGTGAACTACATCCGGATCATGAGCACCATCCTGAATTGGGGGCCAGATGCTTCATGGCGACATGACTCTGTGGATTGGGAGATGGATAAGCCCATCTGCGAGCAAATCTTCGATTACGGCACCGACGTGGAAGTCAGCAAGAATGGCATCAGGCTGGGTGACTACCACGCGAAAGTCATGTCAGCGAAAAAGCTGCCTGACGTTTTCTACTTTGGTGATGCGTTGACCTATGCCGGGGATCTCAGCGGCGGCAATTCCAGCATCAAAGAAAACTACATGGTCGTGACCAATGTTTTTTTCCCTGAGGCAGAAAGCACGAAAAACACTCTGGAGCGCAAACGCCAGTTCACTGTAAACCAAGCCTACGGGCCGATGCTCAAATTCGTGCCGGTGCTGGCGGACAAGAAGGAGAGCTTCGACACTCTCTATGAGTCCATGAAAGAGGGGGCTAAGCCAGTCAAGATCACCTACTCGGTGGTTTTATTTGCTCCAACCAAAGAACGTGTTGAAGCGGCGGCGATGGCCGCACGAAACATCTGGCGTGAATCTCGGTTCGAGCTGATGGAGGACAAGTTCGTTGCTCTGCCGATGTTCCTCAACTGCCTGCCATTCTGTACCGACCGGGATGCAGTGCGAGACCTATTCCGCTACAAGACCATGACAACCGAGCAGGCTGCTGTGGTCCTGCCGGTGTTTGGGGAATGGAAGGGGACCGGGACCTATCATGCAGCGCTGATTTCCCGCAACGGCCAGCTCATGAGTCTGTCTCTTCACGACAGTAATACCAACAAGAACCTGGTGATCGCAGCCGAATCCGGCTCGGGTAAATCGTTCCTTACCAACGAACTGATTTTTTCCTACTTGTCCGAGGGGGCTCAGGTCTGGGTTATTGATGCCGGTAAGTCCTACCAGAAGTTGTCGGAAATGCTCAATGGCGACTTCGTTCACTTTGAAGAAGGAACGCACGTCTGCCTCAACCCGTTTGAGCTCATACAGAACTACGAGGACGAAGAAGACGCGATAGTCAGCCTCGTTTGTGCGATGGCTTCGGCTAAGGGCTTGCTGGATGAATGGCAAATCTCTGCGTTGAAACAGGTCCTTTCTCGCCTGTGGGAAGAGAAAGGTAAAGAGATGAAGGTTGACGACATCGCTGAGCGCTGCCTGGAAGAAGAAAATGACCAGCGCCTCAAGGATATTGGTCAGCAGCTCTACGCCTTTACGTCGCAGGGCAGCTACGGGAAATACTTCTCTCGCAAGAACAACGTCAGCTTCCAGAACCAGTTCACTGTACTGGAGCTCGATGAACTGCAAGGGCGTAAGCACTTGCGTCAGGTTGTACTACTCCAGCTTATTTACCAGATCCAGCAAGAAGTATTCCTGGGTGAACGTAACCGCAAGAAAGTCGTCATCGTGGATGAGGCCTGGGACCTGCTCAAAGAGGGCGAGGTCTCGGTCTTCATGGAACATGCCTACCGCAAATTCCGTAAGTACGGTGGCTCCGTTGTCATTGCAACGCAGTCCATCAACGACCTCTATGAGAACGCAGTGGGCCGCGCCATCGCGGAGAACTCGGCCAGCATGTACTTGCTCGGCCAAACCGAAGAAACCGTGGAATCTGTTAAACGTAGCGGTCGTCTGACCCTTTCAGAGGGCGGGTTCCACACCCTCAAAACGGTACACACCATCCAAGGCGTGTACTCAGAAATCTTTATCAAATCGAAGAGCGGTATGGGCGTCGGTCGCTTGATAGTGGGCGACTTCCAGAAGCTACTTTATTCGACCGATCCGGTGGACGTTAACGCCATCGACCAGTTTGTGAAACAAGGCATGAGCATACCTGAGGCAATCAAGGCCGTAATGCGAAGCCGTCGGCAGGCTGCATAA
- a CDS encoding TrbC family F-type conjugative pilus assembly protein: MIRSLAAHIPCSKSVLVALMFSVAGGAYAQESPLTEQDKALIEQGKQIAQKAQKMEMPSLLQNQHMDEAQAEAKAFFKQLQTTNPTLKEMHRKQAEKGIYSDHRILVFASLSLGEQGLDDVLTAVSGQPDSVIVFRGIPEGMNLGQGVKAIQALAAKKDPVPNIIINPTLFKTYNITAVPTIVMLEDEPLPGEQPNVVAQVSGLSDPVWLAREVDNGEKGDLGVKGPVEKISEPDLIDVAKKRLANIDWEEKKKQAIERFWTKQNFNELPRAPKSRTREIDPSVMITSDISTPDGTVFAHAGDVINPLCDPKEVCKPGTRPFTQAVVVFDPLDKKQMELLAKKLPEIKLEPGVQRITYIATEFDKDKGWDSYKSVTDNFDAPVYLLTPDLITRFELEHTPSVITARGKKFVVRELAEEGGE; encoded by the coding sequence ATGATCAGATCATTGGCCGCGCATATCCCCTGTTCTAAGAGCGTTCTGGTGGCGTTGATGTTCTCTGTGGCTGGCGGGGCATACGCTCAAGAGTCTCCGCTCACAGAGCAGGATAAGGCGCTTATTGAGCAAGGAAAGCAAATTGCCCAAAAGGCCCAGAAGATGGAAATGCCATCTCTGTTGCAAAACCAACACATGGACGAGGCTCAGGCCGAAGCCAAGGCATTTTTCAAGCAGCTCCAAACTACTAACCCAACGCTCAAGGAGATGCACCGGAAACAGGCTGAAAAGGGTATCTACTCTGACCATCGGATACTGGTTTTCGCCTCGTTGTCTCTTGGCGAACAGGGGTTAGATGACGTCCTAACGGCGGTGTCAGGCCAGCCTGATTCTGTAATTGTGTTCCGTGGCATCCCGGAAGGAATGAACTTGGGGCAGGGAGTTAAAGCTATTCAGGCGCTCGCGGCCAAAAAAGACCCAGTGCCGAACATCATCATCAACCCTACGTTGTTCAAAACGTACAACATCACAGCCGTTCCCACGATTGTGATGCTGGAGGATGAGCCGCTGCCTGGCGAACAACCAAACGTCGTCGCCCAGGTCTCCGGGTTGTCCGACCCGGTATGGTTGGCTCGGGAAGTGGATAACGGAGAAAAAGGCGATCTCGGCGTTAAGGGGCCGGTGGAGAAAATCAGTGAGCCAGACCTTATTGATGTTGCCAAGAAACGCCTTGCCAATATCGACTGGGAAGAGAAGAAGAAACAGGCTATAGAGCGCTTCTGGACCAAGCAGAATTTCAATGAGCTGCCAAGAGCGCCAAAATCTCGAACACGAGAAATTGACCCTAGCGTCATGATCACCAGTGACATCAGCACTCCGGATGGCACTGTGTTCGCTCACGCGGGTGACGTGATCAACCCATTGTGCGATCCGAAGGAAGTTTGCAAGCCTGGAACGCGGCCATTTACCCAAGCGGTCGTAGTTTTCGACCCGCTGGACAAAAAGCAAATGGAACTACTCGCCAAGAAGCTGCCTGAAATCAAGCTGGAGCCTGGCGTACAACGGATCACCTATATCGCCACAGAGTTCGACAAAGACAAAGGCTGGGATTCCTACAAGAGTGTCACCGACAACTTTGACGCGCCGGTATATCTGCTGACGCCAGATCTGATTACCCGGTTCGAGCTGGAGCACACACCGAGCGTCATTACTGCCAGAGGCAAGAAGTTTGTTGTCCGCGAACTTGCTGAGGAGGGCGGTGAATGA
- the traN gene encoding conjugal transfer mating pair stabilization protein TraN: protein MRSHNYFMKAVASLLTVTMSALPIHSYANGSQDQDITAVGKEAQAFGQNLSNSFKSSSGTVQDGTISMPTLKDGQFQMNGGSQINVNDLFPGTSGTNNKPDSYYFPDANKPDVGGLQGIYDSGDDMDSVGNNAKGSLWSDANSANPSISGAAYKVLLDASNRSRPDFSNDPVLNLSKKTYEDMDLIAGGFGDCSAETTINQNTINAHIPEYERCQRVVDQSADCEVVHDYDASVVKHYDGPYNLKSCGEGCTELWIGRVGDNYWSGNCKIYEEYTRVQVSNPDAIVSATLEYAKWDDYMQVWVGKSGQETKVWSGPDGNFPPETAGRCELSTSWERNPNVDVTPYFKNVKDGDVVTFKIRVSVSGEGEGFGRIKLRYDPSKAITKDEWAPQSCMDSAKGVVDGFAEGEITCIDDPTDATGCTVINGIKVCESQLKPSPLPGIPKLCKKVRVKADYDFYKGQMDCWTDPQGETHCPVNTGGNLDSCQKYEENPQCGFISSKCVDGAQGSSGTCYVHEDTYDCGTDVSVPTLEKETEYQCGGPIRCMGDDCLDLTKTQSTDFARATALLNAAQFMTQDMSCTGQDGDDNPTGDENVICSAFAGEAGECKIAVGGVSDCCEKPTNISLADYLNLIMAVPKLDGAVMGLTDGNALKGAYQVLREPALQGWTEVTKPFTSYIENVSGAVDSFFQPVEQFVDQLIDQLKEQVKEVMMDVMKSAGQDAATEQAAAAASEQAAEAMMETATTWLSTAMTIYTVYVVAMVMIQMIYKCEEEEFTMNAKRALKNCTYVGSYCKSKVLGACIEKREAYCCFNSPLSRIIQEQVRPQLGQNFGDPKNPQCEGIPLDKIAEIDWSKINLDEWLGILQQNGKFPDPASINLDSLTGAGNDFNIDGTRKNAQERALERLEGIDIDAKRKEATNSIDPQTGAPTGGG from the coding sequence ATGCGAAGTCATAATTACTTTATGAAAGCTGTGGCCTCGCTGTTGACAGTAACCATGTCTGCGCTGCCGATACATTCCTACGCTAACGGTAGCCAAGACCAGGACATCACAGCGGTGGGTAAAGAGGCCCAGGCTTTCGGACAAAACCTCTCAAACTCATTCAAGTCGAGCTCGGGGACTGTGCAAGATGGCACAATCTCTATGCCGACGTTGAAAGACGGTCAATTCCAAATGAACGGGGGGAGTCAGATTAATGTCAATGATCTATTCCCCGGAACGAGCGGGACCAACAATAAACCTGATAGTTATTACTTCCCTGATGCCAATAAACCTGATGTGGGCGGTCTGCAAGGCATTTACGACTCTGGCGATGACATGGACAGCGTGGGGAATAATGCAAAAGGGTCGCTGTGGAGTGATGCCAATAGTGCTAATCCATCAATCTCTGGTGCGGCATACAAGGTTCTTCTCGATGCCTCTAATCGATCACGCCCTGATTTCAGTAATGACCCGGTACTAAATCTAAGCAAAAAGACCTATGAGGATATGGACCTCATCGCAGGTGGCTTTGGGGATTGTTCTGCCGAAACAACCATCAATCAGAATACTATCAACGCCCACATTCCAGAGTATGAACGGTGTCAGCGTGTTGTAGATCAAAGCGCGGACTGTGAGGTTGTCCATGACTACGACGCCTCTGTGGTGAAGCACTATGATGGTCCATATAACCTCAAATCTTGTGGAGAAGGCTGTACTGAGTTGTGGATTGGTCGAGTGGGGGACAACTACTGGAGTGGTAACTGCAAGATTTATGAGGAGTACACGCGGGTCCAAGTCAGCAATCCAGATGCCATAGTGTCTGCAACGCTTGAATACGCCAAGTGGGATGACTACATGCAAGTGTGGGTCGGTAAGTCCGGCCAAGAGACTAAAGTGTGGTCTGGCCCAGATGGCAACTTCCCTCCAGAAACAGCCGGTAGATGTGAGCTCTCCACGAGTTGGGAGCGAAACCCTAATGTTGATGTCACTCCCTATTTTAAGAACGTGAAAGATGGTGATGTTGTTACGTTTAAGATCCGCGTTTCAGTAAGTGGCGAAGGTGAGGGTTTTGGCCGCATAAAACTCCGCTATGACCCATCGAAAGCCATTACCAAGGATGAGTGGGCTCCACAGAGCTGCATGGATTCAGCCAAAGGGGTGGTAGATGGTTTTGCGGAAGGCGAGATCACATGTATAGATGACCCGACTGATGCTACTGGCTGCACAGTCATCAATGGGATCAAAGTTTGCGAATCTCAACTCAAGCCGTCACCTTTGCCTGGTATTCCAAAACTATGCAAAAAGGTTCGAGTTAAAGCTGACTATGACTTCTATAAGGGGCAAATGGACTGCTGGACAGACCCTCAAGGTGAAACGCACTGTCCGGTAAACACGGGCGGGAATCTCGATAGCTGTCAGAAATATGAAGAAAACCCTCAGTGCGGCTTCATCAGTTCCAAATGTGTTGATGGTGCTCAGGGAAGTTCTGGTACGTGCTACGTCCACGAGGATACTTATGACTGTGGTACAGATGTTTCTGTTCCGACCTTGGAAAAGGAAACTGAGTACCAGTGCGGTGGGCCTATACGCTGCATGGGAGATGACTGCCTTGATTTGACCAAAACACAAAGCACTGATTTTGCTCGCGCTACTGCGTTGCTCAATGCAGCCCAATTCATGACGCAGGATATGAGCTGCACAGGCCAAGATGGGGATGACAATCCTACCGGGGATGAAAACGTTATTTGCTCTGCTTTTGCAGGGGAAGCTGGCGAATGCAAGATAGCTGTTGGGGGAGTTTCTGATTGCTGTGAAAAGCCAACCAATATATCTCTTGCCGATTATCTGAACCTAATAATGGCCGTTCCAAAGCTCGATGGCGCAGTGATGGGGCTGACTGATGGTAATGCGCTTAAAGGTGCTTATCAGGTACTTAGGGAACCTGCCCTTCAAGGGTGGACAGAAGTCACAAAACCGTTCACAAGTTATATAGAGAACGTTTCAGGTGCTGTTGATTCGTTCTTCCAGCCTGTAGAGCAGTTTGTTGATCAACTCATTGACCAGCTCAAAGAGCAAGTCAAAGAAGTGATGATGGATGTCATGAAATCAGCAGGCCAAGATGCAGCAACAGAGCAGGCGGCTGCCGCAGCATCTGAACAAGCTGCCGAAGCAATGATGGAGACTGCGACAACATGGCTTAGCACTGCCATGACGATATATACCGTCTATGTCGTTGCGATGGTGATGATCCAGATGATTTATAAGTGCGAGGAAGAAGAGTTCACTATGAACGCAAAAAGAGCGCTCAAGAATTGCACCTATGTAGGCTCTTATTGTAAATCTAAGGTGTTGGGCGCTTGTATTGAAAAAAGAGAAGCGTATTGCTGCTTCAATTCTCCGCTCTCTCGTATTATACAAGAACAGGTTCGCCCTCAATTGGGGCAGAACTTTGGAGACCCCAAAAATCCTCAGTGTGAAGGGATTCCACTAGATAAAATTGCCGAAATTGATTGGAGCAAAATTAATTTGGATGAGTGGCTTGGGATATTACAGCAGAACGGTAAATTCCCTGATCCGGCCTCAATAAATCTCGACTCGCTGACTGGAGCAGGGAATGACTTCAATATTGACGGGACGCGGAAGAATGCTCAGGAAAGGGCGTTGGAGCGGTTGGAAGGGATTGATATTGACGCGAAGCGAAAAGAGGCGACAAACAGCATAGACCCTCAAACAGGCGCGCCAACTGGTGGTGGATAA
- the ssb gene encoding single-stranded DNA-binding protein, with protein MMSKGVNKVILVGNLGSDPEIRYMPSGTAVANFNVATTDTWRDKQSGEQREHTEWHRIVLKGRLAEVAGEYLKKGSQVYLEGSNRTRKWTDSQQIERYTTEVHCVEMQMLGGRGNAPQDNSQRAAPQKGQRTGAGTQSAPVQQSAPQGGMGGGYGPAPDGWDDDIPFMRLHHLAGG; from the coding sequence ATGATGTCTAAAGGCGTCAACAAAGTAATTCTGGTCGGTAATCTCGGTTCTGACCCGGAAATTCGCTACATGCCAAGCGGCACTGCCGTTGCCAACTTCAACGTTGCAACAACGGATACGTGGCGCGATAAGCAGTCTGGCGAGCAAAGAGAGCATACTGAGTGGCACCGTATTGTGCTTAAAGGTCGTTTGGCGGAAGTCGCTGGTGAGTACCTGAAAAAGGGCTCCCAAGTCTATCTCGAAGGGAGCAACCGCACCCGGAAGTGGACTGACAGCCAACAAATCGAGCGCTACACCACCGAAGTACACTGCGTTGAAATGCAGATGCTTGGTGGTCGTGGAAATGCACCTCAGGACAACTCTCAACGTGCAGCGCCCCAAAAAGGGCAACGTACAGGAGCCGGTACGCAATCTGCTCCTGTGCAGCAATCAGCACCGCAAGGTGGTATGGGCGGAGGCTATGGTCCCGCTCCTGATGGCTGGGATGATGACATCCCGTTCATGCGGCTGCACCACTTGGCTGGCGGGTAA
- a CDS encoding AAA family ATPase: MSQYSQFSVSKVFGMPSIPEKVTAIGYADGSNPFIPATDTNYVFRKEFLREVLAYLKEPGGDALFVTGPTGSGKTSGITEIAGRLNWPVQQITAHGRMELTDLIGHHALVAEKPGQPPVMKFMYGPLAVAMREGHLLLINEVDLADPAELAGLNDVLEGRPLVIAQNGGEIIKPHPMFRVVVTGNSTGSGDASGLYQGVMMQNLAAMDRYRFTKVGYADEEAELSILGRATPKLPENVRKGMVRIANQVRKLFLGENGEDGQISVTMSTRTLVRWAKLSLAFRGAPNALEYALDQALLIRAAKEEREAILRVAKDVFGDQWR, encoded by the coding sequence ATGTCTCAATACTCTCAATTCTCAGTAAGCAAGGTTTTCGGTATGCCCAGCATTCCGGAGAAGGTAACGGCCATCGGCTACGCTGACGGTTCAAACCCTTTCATCCCTGCCACTGATACCAACTACGTTTTCCGCAAAGAGTTTCTGCGAGAGGTCTTGGCCTATCTCAAAGAGCCTGGCGGTGACGCATTGTTCGTAACCGGCCCTACCGGGTCTGGCAAAACCTCAGGTATCACCGAGATCGCTGGTCGTCTCAACTGGCCTGTTCAGCAAATCACTGCCCACGGGCGGATGGAGCTGACAGATCTGATTGGACATCACGCTCTGGTCGCGGAAAAGCCTGGTCAACCACCTGTCATGAAGTTCATGTATGGACCTCTGGCAGTCGCTATGCGTGAAGGTCATCTGCTCCTCATCAACGAGGTGGATTTGGCCGACCCTGCCGAGCTGGCTGGTCTCAACGATGTCCTTGAAGGGCGTCCCCTTGTGATCGCTCAGAATGGCGGGGAAATCATCAAGCCGCACCCGATGTTTCGTGTGGTCGTTACTGGTAACTCTACGGGGTCCGGTGATGCTTCTGGTTTGTACCAGGGGGTGATGATGCAGAACCTCGCAGCTATGGATCGCTATCGTTTCACCAAAGTAGGGTATGCGGATGAGGAAGCTGAACTCAGCATTCTTGGCCGTGCTACTCCGAAACTTCCGGAAAATGTGCGGAAGGGAATGGTTCGGATTGCTAATCAGGTCCGCAAACTGTTTCTTGGCGAAAACGGTGAAGATGGTCAGATCAGCGTCACCATGTCCACTCGGACGTTGGTGCGTTGGGCGAAACTGTCTCTAGCGTTCCGTGGTGCCCCAAATGCTCTTGAATACGCCTTGGATCAAGCTCTGCTTATCCGTGCGGCCAAAGAGGAGCGTGAAGCCATCCTGCGTGTTGCGAAGGATGTGTTCGGGGACCAATGGCGCTAA
- a CDS encoding TraU family protein produces MMQKILRIMAVSAVFWVGSVSADPGCQNAEVIGGKLITDICWSCIFPIKVAGVPISGGGGSFPSEAVSNPLCMCEDNLGVPRPGVTTSMWEPARLVEFQRVPGCSSVLNGVRFPFDRTNQGHHGMGDMDGGDGSFMHYHYYAFPLLVMLDLFIKQTCNADGYMDLDIMYMSELDPTWNNDELAFFTNPEAAAVANPIAAAACTADAVSSTAGKPLKQLFWCAGSWGTLYPFSGNQNGGKGVIRDSSLLSTRVLAALHRRGLAWKTMGSEAMCRGVISPTLPKTQYKFTLLHPVPETNSSHVIGESTLTWGLARTIPAIGQDPIYTIWRWNDCCNN; encoded by the coding sequence ATGATGCAAAAAATTCTACGGATCATGGCCGTTAGCGCGGTCTTTTGGGTTGGTTCGGTATCGGCTGACCCTGGGTGCCAGAATGCGGAAGTGATCGGCGGAAAACTGATTACTGACATCTGCTGGAGCTGTATTTTCCCTATCAAAGTAGCAGGGGTTCCTATAAGTGGTGGAGGCGGATCATTCCCGAGTGAAGCCGTAAGCAACCCTCTGTGTATGTGCGAGGATAATCTAGGGGTCCCTCGGCCTGGAGTCACCACTTCTATGTGGGAGCCAGCACGGCTCGTTGAATTTCAGAGAGTGCCTGGCTGCTCATCAGTCTTGAATGGTGTCAGGTTCCCGTTTGATAGGACTAACCAAGGGCATCATGGCATGGGAGACATGGATGGTGGTGATGGTTCTTTTATGCACTATCACTACTATGCGTTTCCTCTGTTGGTGATGCTCGATTTATTTATTAAGCAGACCTGTAATGCTGATGGGTATATGGATCTCGACATCATGTACATGTCGGAGCTCGACCCGACCTGGAACAATGATGAGCTCGCTTTTTTTACCAATCCAGAGGCGGCGGCAGTAGCAAACCCAATTGCGGCGGCTGCGTGTACTGCTGATGCTGTCTCATCAACCGCTGGAAAACCTTTAAAACAGCTTTTCTGGTGTGCTGGTTCATGGGGCACCCTGTATCCATTTAGTGGCAACCAGAATGGTGGAAAAGGTGTTATCCGCGATAGCAGTCTTCTTAGCACAAGGGTTCTGGCTGCTTTGCATCGCCGGGGGTTAGCGTGGAAGACAATGGGTTCTGAGGCTATGTGTAGAGGCGTTATTAGCCCAACACTACCCAAAACGCAGTACAAATTCACGCTATTGCATCCGGTTCCAGAGACAAACTCATCTCACGTAATTGGCGAATCCACTCTTACGTGGGGTCTGGCGCGAACTATACCGGCAATTGGGCAAGACCCTATTTACACCATCTGGCGATGGAATGATTGCTGTAACAATTGA
- a CDS encoding EAL domain-containing protein, with protein sequence MIFAPAFQPIKDVGTGSFVAAEVLARWYDEGRVLTPSSLSSPPYWGLVDMEMARFIQDNLHYCLDLYPALFLNVSEQTLQSDVIFKAWCRVVRDIAKNHSSRLVIEITEGIQDASLASRWEALTEIGVELALDDYGDKNSSLDRLSRYDWHYCKFDARRLRSLEDYPAILHCRRKGIQLIAEQVESFPLGESAKLLGLSWQQGFYHGKPAVMEKNLNYVKALP encoded by the coding sequence ATGATTTTTGCCCCGGCTTTCCAACCAATTAAAGACGTCGGCACAGGTTCGTTTGTCGCTGCTGAGGTACTGGCTCGTTGGTACGACGAAGGCCGGGTTCTTACACCATCCTCTCTGTCATCTCCTCCTTATTGGGGACTGGTGGATATGGAGATGGCACGGTTCATTCAGGACAACCTTCATTATTGCTTGGATCTGTACCCGGCTCTCTTTCTGAATGTCTCCGAACAAACTTTGCAATCAGACGTCATCTTCAAGGCGTGGTGTAGGGTTGTCCGCGACATTGCTAAAAATCACTCATCACGGCTTGTCATCGAGATTACAGAGGGCATTCAGGACGCCTCTCTCGCATCGAGATGGGAGGCTCTGACCGAAATAGGGGTTGAGCTGGCGCTGGATGACTATGGAGACAAAAACTCTTCTCTGGATCGCCTGAGCCGTTATGACTGGCACTATTGCAAGTTTGACGCGAGAAGACTGCGGTCGCTTGAAGACTACCCGGCCATCCTCCACTGCCGCCGAAAAGGCATACAGCTCATTGCTGAGCAGGTGGAGAGCTTCCCATTGGGGGAGAGCGCCAAATTACTTGGACTGTCATGGCAACAAGGTTTCTATCACGGGAAGCCTGCTGTCATGGAGAAAAATTTGAATTACGTAAAGGCCTTACCATGA
- a CDS encoding S26 family signal peptidase, whose product MNFPLKKYFVKKESWKRFGVKAGVTLVVLWAAGAAFASRYRIGIDPQQEKCLPGYTFFLIDLNDQTLERGAVYAFQAKNMQPFYKDGTRMVKILTGMPGDKVEINDKWKITVNGDVVGEGLQLAGKLHLPESHFYGKTTLKENNYWFMGKSPFSFDSRYWGTVKNDQIIGRAYPLF is encoded by the coding sequence ATGAATTTTCCACTCAAGAAGTATTTCGTCAAAAAGGAATCCTGGAAGCGCTTCGGGGTTAAGGCAGGTGTGACACTAGTGGTTCTTTGGGCTGCTGGTGCGGCCTTTGCCAGCCGCTACCGTATTGGCATTGATCCACAACAGGAGAAGTGCCTGCCGGGTTACACCTTCTTCCTCATTGATCTGAACGACCAAACTCTGGAGAGGGGAGCGGTTTACGCCTTCCAAGCCAAGAACATGCAGCCTTTCTACAAGGACGGGACTCGCATGGTCAAAATCCTCACCGGTATGCCGGGGGATAAAGTCGAGATCAACGATAAGTGGAAGATCACCGTCAATGGTGATGTCGTCGGAGAGGGGCTCCAGCTCGCAGGGAAACTACATCTGCCAGAGAGCCACTTTTACGGCAAGACCACGCTGAAAGAGAACAACTACTGGTTTATGGGCAAAAGCCCATTCAGCTTCGACTCACGTTACTGGGGGACTGTGAAAAATGATCAGATCATTGGCCGCGCATATCCCCTGTTCTAA